From a single Raphanus sativus cultivar WK10039 chromosome 3, ASM80110v3, whole genome shotgun sequence genomic region:
- the LOC108845204 gene encoding ribosome biogenesis protein BOP1 homolog translates to MTKKKSEAANEDQTKEPSRKIVSLVKSQKEEQKVSAKEVKSSKEEEEEEEDLLLDSGTDSDYDGDSLSGSLNSDDFDAGIFDDSEEDDGSNRDTQDGDDEGELVDSENGEEEDGSDDDDDEGSEQREVAEESDSSEDEVAPRNTVGDVPLEWYKDEKHIGYDITGKKITKKDKQDKLDSFLATMDDSKNWRKVYDEYNDEEVELTKEESKLIRRMLKGEAPHSDFDPYAPYVDWFKWDDAIHPLSSAPEPKRRFIPSKWEAKKVVKLVRAIRKGLIKFDKPEEEPNVYLLWGDDSTSDQKSKHLTYIPPPKLKLPGHEESYNPSLEYIPTEEEKASYELMYEEDRPKFIPKRFTTLRSIPAYENALKESFDRCLDLYLCPRVRKKRINIDPESLKPKLPSRKDLRPYPNSCYLEYKGHTGPVTSISTELSGQWIASGSTDGSVRIWEVETGRCLKVWQFDEAVKCVAWNPLPDFPILAVAMGIDLVFLNTELGTDEEQQRIEELLRLDNNLPELDERIEELLPELLVIIRCLQPSQLGVEDAFIWQPLTSGIYSTKSGYHSAMTRSKSQSTRTVVTPSFEWHKTVWSEHCSPKLKVFLWSILHRALPMGNNLQRRGINTTVTCPRCGESESTMHIFFSCQFTNKIWSLLPLANVAHLATSQSFEAVLMAFKRIPYLPPSGISTNILPWACWQIWISRNQLIFEGKSPSIKEIALRTVTSAREWIAAQSTTQQKQTAQPQASKWHYKDPELKNSICCFSDASWNKDSQRSGLGWIFRDQKPTICKGSKVMDSVRSPLLVEALAVRSSLRHANLIGIEDLTVFSDNQTLIKALNSKLAPKEIFGVVAGIKGLAASFISIAFFSISRAKNLEPDGLCKSVLQNPSSVMGFSLGRNFPTSNLYWGGP, encoded by the exons atgacgaagaagaagagcgaAGCAGCTAACGAAGATCAAACGAAAGAACCCAGTAGAAAAATCGTCTCTTTAGTAAAATCCcagaaagaagaacaaaaagtaTCAGCAAAGGAAGTGAAAAGCtcgaaagaggaagaagaagaagaagaagacctcCTCTTAGACTCCGGCACTGATTCCGACTACGACGGAGAT AGCTTGTCAGGCTCTTTGAACTCAGATGACTTCGACGCCGGTATCTTCGACGACTCCGAGGAGGACGATGGTTCAAACAGAGATACACAGGATGGAGATGATGAAGGTGAGCTAGTAGATAGTGAGAAtggtgaggaagaagatgggagtgatgatgatgatgatgaaggctCTGAGCAACGTGAAGTAGCCGAAGAGAGTGATTCATCAGAAGATGAG GTTGCTCCAAGGAACACAGTTGGGGATGTTCCATTGGAATGGTACAAAGACGAGAAGCATATCGGTTACGACATCACTGGTAAGAAGATTACCAAGAAGGATAAACAAGACAAGCTTGACTCTTTTCTTGCTACTATGGATGACTCCAAGAACTG GCGCAAAGTTTATGATGAGTATAATGATGAGGAAGTGGAGCTGACTAAGGAAGAAAGCAAACTCATTCGTAGAATGCTCAAAGGGGAAGCTCCCCATTCTGATTTCGATCCATATGCG CCTTATGTTGATTGGTTCAAATGGGACGATGCGATACATCCGCTCTCCAGTGCACCGGAACCTAAGCGGAGGTTCATCCCTTCAAAATGGGAAGCCAAAAAGGTTGTTAAGTTGGTTAGAGCGATAAGGAAGGGACTGATCAAGTTTGATAAGCCTGAAGAGGAGCCTAATGTATACCTCTTATGGGGTGATGATTCAACTTCAGATCAAAAGAGCAAGCACTTGACTTATATTCCTCCACCTAAACTAAAACTCCCAG GACACGAGGAATCATACAATCCTTCTTTGGAGTACATTCCAACAGAGGAAGAGAAAGCCTCTTATGAGTTGATGTATGAGGAAGATCGTCCAAAATTTATCCCTAAAAG GTTTACAACTCTGAGAAGCATCCCAGCATATGAGAATGCACTTAAGGAGTCTTTTGACCGTTGCTTGGATCTATACCTATGTCCCAGAGTCCGAAAGAAGAGA ATAAACATCGATCCTGAATCTTTGAAGCCTAAGCTACCTAGTAGGAAGGATCTTAGACCTTATCCAAACTCCTGTTATCTTGAATATAAAGGACATACAGGACCTGTTACTTCCATATCCACTGAACTTTCTGGCCAGTGGATAGCCTCAG GTTCAACTGATGGATCTGTTCGTATATGGGAAGTGGAGACTGGTAGGTGTCTTAAGGTCTGGCAGTTTGATGAAGCTGTTAAATGTGTTGCCTGGAATCCTCTTCCTGACTTTCCCATTCTAGCCGTCGCCAT GGGAATAGATTTGGTTTTCCTGAACACTGAACTTGGAACTGATGAGGAACAACAAAGGATTGAAGAGCTGCTTCGCTTAGATAATAACCTTCCAGAACTTGATGAA AGAATTGAGGAGTTATTACCTGAACTGCTAGTGATCATTCGCTGCTTGCAACCTAGTCAATTAGGAGTGGAGGACGCCTTTATCTGGCAACCACTAACGTCCGGCATTTATTCAACCAAATCTGGATATCACTCAGCCATGACTCGAAGCAAGTCTCAGAGTACGCGAACGGTTGTAACTCCCTCCTTTGAATGGCATAAAACTGTATGGTCTGAACACTGCTCTCCAAAGCTCAAAGTCTTCCTCTGGTCCATTCTTCATCGAGCTCTACCAATGGGAAACAACCTACAAAGAAGAGGCATCAATACAACAGTAACCTGTCCAAGGTGTGGAGAGAGTGAGTCAACTATGCATATCTTTTTCTCTTGTCAGTTCACAAATAAAATCTGGAGCTTATTACCTCTTGCCAATGTAGCTCACCTAGCTACTTCTCAAAGCTTCGAGGCGGTATTGATGGCCTTCAAACGTATACCCTATCTCCCTCCTTCAGGTATATCAACAAACATTCTCCCCTGGGCTTGTTGGCAGATTTGGATATCCCGAAATCAACTCATCTTCGAAGGCAAGAGCCCATCAATCAAAGAGATAGCTCTCCGTACAGTGACTTCGGCTCGAGAGTGGATCGCTGCACAATCAACGACTCAGCAGAAGCAAACCGCACAACCACAGGCTTCAAAGTGGCACTACAAAGATCCGGAACTGAAGAACTCCATCTGCTGCTTCTCCGATGCTTCATGGAATAAAGACAGTCAACGCTCGGGTCTCGGTTGGATCTTCAGAGATCAGAAACCCACCATCTGTAAAGGATCGAAAGTGATGGATTCTGTTAGATCACCTCTGTTGGTTGAAGCTCTCGCCGTTCGATCAAGTCTCCGACATGCAAACCTCATCGGAATCGAAGACCTCACTGTCTTCTCGGATAACCAAACGCTCATCAAAGCTCTTAATAGCAAGCTAGCACCAAAGGAGATATTTGGAGTCGTCGCCGGCATCAAAGGTCTTGCAGCTTCGTTTATCTCAATCGCTTTTTTCTCTATCTCTCGCGCAAAGAATCTTGAGCCAGATGGTCTCTGCAAATCTGTCTTGCAAAACCCATCATCTGTTATGGGCTTTTCTTTGGGTCGTAATTTCCCCACTTCGAACTTGTATTGGGGTGGACcctaa